The proteins below come from a single Pedobacter aquae genomic window:
- a CDS encoding ATP-binding protein — translation MVLFTAWYYQQDFQLNRSVFFGIIYFLLLKLLLSRKTSLSRISHMMVWMGLIVIWSNVLMVSGSLNLVAIQFTFMLIMSSFYLIGSRVAIIASILACLPIMINLVYDIKWVLNEYVSAPLASPGYEILVALNFLTVIVAHYFFNQAFSANIAKQIELNRKLEITAKEANQAAQSKSDFLSAMSHELRTPLNAVIGITDLFLANPKSDDNEENLRILKFSSMSLHALINDILDFNKLSSDKLNLDLQKVNLYELVSDVCSTMKFQFEQKHIDLKVSIDEQLQNLPVLSDATRITQILYNLIGNALKFTAKGSVTVSLKVVHQDTEQIGVVFSVADTGIGISKEQQQVVFEPFRQATTSISRNYGGTGLGLAIVRKLLSLFDSDIHLESIPYKGSNFYFNLNLLIDQSTDDLSIELDLLDKDLSEIRILVAEDHVMNRLLLQKVLNKWNNTPVFAENGREALEKLREDSFDIVLMDLYMPELDGYATAKHIRAMQDSRKSQIPILAFTATVSENLLADIQAAGMNDYLSKPFKPIELYQKLITWL, via the coding sequence GTGGTACTCTTTACCGCTTGGTATTATCAACAAGATTTTCAGTTAAACAGGTCTGTTTTTTTTGGTATTATTTATTTTTTACTTCTTAAACTGCTACTATCCAGAAAAACTAGTTTATCTAGAATAAGTCATATGATGGTTTGGATGGGCTTAATCGTTATTTGGTCTAATGTATTGATGGTATCTGGGAGCTTAAATTTGGTAGCCATACAGTTTACTTTTATGCTTATCATGAGCAGTTTTTATTTGATAGGCTCTAGAGTAGCTATTATAGCTTCTATATTAGCTTGTCTACCCATCATGATTAATCTGGTTTATGATATTAAATGGGTCTTAAATGAATACGTTTCTGCTCCTTTAGCTTCTCCAGGCTATGAAATTTTGGTGGCTTTAAATTTCCTCACTGTTATTGTAGCTCATTATTTTTTCAATCAGGCATTTTCGGCTAATATTGCCAAACAAATAGAACTCAATAGAAAGTTAGAGATTACGGCAAAAGAGGCCAATCAAGCAGCACAATCTAAATCAGACTTTTTATCTGCCATGTCTCATGAACTAAGAACTCCACTTAATGCAGTTATTGGTATAACAGATTTATTCTTGGCTAACCCTAAGAGTGATGACAACGAAGAAAATCTTCGAATTTTGAAATTTTCTTCCATGAGCCTACATGCCTTAATTAATGATATTTTAGACTTTAATAAATTAAGCTCGGATAAACTCAATCTTGACCTACAAAAAGTCAACCTCTACGAATTGGTAAGTGATGTTTGTTCTACCATGAAGTTTCAGTTTGAGCAAAAGCATATAGATTTAAAGGTTTCTATAGATGAGCAATTACAGAACTTGCCTGTACTATCAGACGCTACCAGAATAACACAAATCTTATATAACTTAATTGGAAATGCACTTAAATTTACTGCAAAAGGTAGCGTCACTGTTAGTCTTAAAGTAGTTCATCAGGATACTGAGCAAATTGGCGTTGTTTTTTCTGTAGCGGATACAGGAATTGGAATCAGTAAAGAACAACAGCAAGTGGTTTTTGAACCGTTTAGGCAAGCAACCACAAGTATTTCTAGAAATTATGGAGGAACAGGACTAGGCCTTGCCATTGTAAGAAAATTACTCAGCCTTTTTGATAGCGATATACATTTAGAAAGTATACCCTATAAAGGCTCTAATTTTTATTTTAATTTAAACTTATTGATAGACCAAAGTACTGATGATTTGAGCATAGAGCTTGATTTGCTAGATAAAGATTTAAGTGAAATCAGGATTCTTGTAGCAGAAGATCATGTCATGAATAGGTTACTTTTACAAAAGGTTTTAAATAAATGGAATAATACGCCAGTATTTGCAGAAAATGGAAGAGAAGCTTTAGAAAAGCTTAGAGAAGACAGTTTTGATATTGTTTTGATGGATTTATACATGCCAGAGCTAGATGGCTATGCAACGGCAAAGCATATAAGAGCGATGCAAGATAGCCGAAAATCGCAAATTCCTATCTTAGCTTTTACGGCAACGGTTTCAGAAAATTTATTAGCAGATATACAAGCGGCAGGTATGAACGATTATTTATCTAAACCTTTTAAGCCTATAGAACTTTATCAAAAACTTATAACTTGGTTGTAG
- the rpmI gene encoding 50S ribosomal protein L35, with the protein MPKMKTNSSAKKRFSLTGTGKIKRKSAYKSHILTKKTTKQKRNLTQTTYVNDGDMGNVKRMLCIGK; encoded by the coding sequence ATGCCAAAAATGAAAACCAATTCTAGTGCAAAAAAGCGTTTTTCGCTTACTGGAACAGGTAAAATCAAAAGAAAGAGTGCTTACAAAAGTCACATCTTAACTAAGAAGACTACAAAGCAAAAACGTAACTTAACTCAAACTACATATGTAAATGATGGAGATATGGGAAATGTTAAACGTATGCTTTGTATCGGAAAGTAA
- the infC gene encoding translation initiation factor IF-3, with protein MNPNNRSRRTTEPAHNINRRIRAREVRVVGEDIEQGVYPIEKALQMAEELELDLVEISPNANPPVCKIVDYNKFVYEQKKKLKEIKANAKQTVIKEIRFGPNTSDHDFQFKLKHAVSFLEAGEKVRAYVHFKGRAIVYKEQGEILLLKFAQALEDCGKVELLPKLEGKRMFLTVAPKTLKK; from the coding sequence TTGAATCCGAATAACAGAAGCAGAAGAACCACAGAGCCGGCTCATAATATCAACAGACGTATTAGAGCCAGGGAAGTTAGGGTAGTAGGCGAGGATATTGAACAGGGCGTGTACCCTATAGAAAAAGCATTGCAGATGGCAGAAGAGTTGGAACTCGACTTAGTTGAGATTTCACCTAATGCAAATCCGCCAGTATGTAAAATTGTTGATTACAATAAGTTTGTTTACGAGCAAAAGAAGAAACTTAAAGAAATCAAAGCAAATGCAAAACAAACTGTTATTAAGGAGATTCGTTTCGGTCCTAATACCAGTGATCATGATTTTCAATTTAAATTAAAGCATGCCGTTAGCTTTTTAGAAGCTGGTGAAAAAGTAAGAGCTTACGTTCACTTTAAAGGTAGAGCTATAGTTTACAAAGAGCAGGGAGAAATTTTATTATTGAAATTTGCTCAGGCTTTAGAAGATTGTGGAAAAGTAGAACTACTTCCTAAATTAGAAGGGAAGAGAATGTTCTTAACAGTTGCGCCTAAAACGTTAAAAAAATAA
- the thrS gene encoding threonine--tRNA ligase codes for MIKITLPDGSVREYEKGTSAHQIALSISEGLARNVLAAVVDGEVWDASRPIEQDASLKLLTWNDTDGKSTFWHSSAHLLAEALEALYPGTKFGIGPAIETGFYYDVDFGDHQISSDDFKKIEDKIIELAKTKSEYSRTAVSKADALKYFEEKGDEYKLDLIKDLEDGKITFYTQGNFTDLCRGPHIPNTGFIKAVKLMNVAGAYWRGDESRKQLTRIYGVTFPKQSELTEYLHMIEEAKKRDHRKLGKELELFTFSEKVGMGLPLWLPKGTALRERLVNFLQKAQQKAGYDQVITPHIGHKNLYITSGHYDKYGADSFQPIKTPQEGEEFFLKPMNCPHHCEIYKSKPRSYKDLPVRLAEFGTVYRYEQSGELHGLTRVRGFTQDDAHLFCRPDQVKEEFKKVIDLVLYVFKALGFENYTAQVSLRDPENKTKYIGSDENWHLAEQAIIEAAEEKGLPTVVELGEAAFYGPKLDFMVKDALGRKWQLGTIQVDYNLPERFELEYTGSDNQKHRPVMIHRAPFGSLERFVAVLIEHCAGNFPLWLTPEQFIVLPISEKFEDYGKKVLESLNNSDIRGLIDLRDEKIGRKIRDAEIKKLPYMLIIGEKEMQEGMVSVRKHGEGDKGSMTLEEFQNHLQQEIII; via the coding sequence ATGATTAAAATTACACTTCCCGATGGTTCTGTAAGGGAATATGAAAAAGGAACCAGTGCTCATCAAATTGCCTTATCTATTTCAGAAGGCTTAGCCAGAAATGTATTAGCTGCCGTGGTAGACGGCGAAGTTTGGGATGCTTCAAGACCTATCGAGCAAGATGCGTCTCTTAAATTATTAACCTGGAATGATACTGATGGAAAATCTACCTTTTGGCATTCATCTGCTCACTTGTTGGCAGAGGCCTTAGAAGCTTTATATCCAGGAACAAAATTTGGTATTGGCCCGGCTATAGAAACAGGTTTTTATTATGATGTTGATTTCGGAGATCATCAGATTTCTTCTGACGACTTTAAGAAAATAGAAGATAAAATTATTGAACTTGCCAAAACAAAGTCGGAGTATAGCAGAACAGCTGTTTCTAAAGCAGATGCTTTAAAGTATTTTGAAGAAAAAGGCGATGAATATAAATTAGATTTAATCAAAGACCTTGAGGATGGTAAAATCACTTTCTATACACAGGGTAATTTTACCGATTTATGTCGTGGTCCACACATACCTAATACCGGTTTCATCAAAGCTGTAAAGCTGATGAACGTTGCAGGCGCTTATTGGAGAGGTGATGAAAGCAGAAAGCAGCTAACCCGTATTTATGGCGTAACTTTTCCTAAGCAAAGCGAGCTTACCGAGTATCTGCATATGATTGAGGAAGCCAAGAAAAGAGATCACCGTAAGTTAGGTAAGGAATTAGAGCTGTTTACTTTCTCAGAAAAAGTAGGGATGGGCTTACCATTATGGTTGCCAAAAGGAACTGCTTTAAGAGAAAGATTGGTTAATTTCTTGCAAAAGGCGCAGCAAAAAGCAGGGTATGACCAAGTGATTACCCCACATATTGGGCATAAAAACTTATACATAACCTCTGGGCATTATGATAAATACGGGGCAGATTCTTTCCAGCCCATCAAAACCCCACAAGAGGGTGAAGAGTTCTTCTTGAAACCGATGAACTGCCCACACCATTGCGAAATTTATAAATCTAAACCTAGATCTTACAAAGATTTACCAGTAAGATTGGCCGAGTTTGGAACCGTTTATCGTTATGAGCAAAGCGGCGAGTTACATGGTTTAACTAGGGTAAGGGGCTTTACACAAGATGATGCGCACTTATTTTGCAGACCAGACCAGGTTAAAGAAGAGTTTAAAAAGGTTATCGACTTAGTTTTATATGTTTTTAAAGCTTTGGGTTTTGAGAATTATACCGCACAGGTATCTTTAAGAGATCCAGAAAATAAAACCAAGTACATAGGTTCTGATGAAAATTGGCACTTGGCAGAGCAAGCTATTATTGAGGCTGCGGAAGAAAAAGGCTTACCAACCGTGGTAGAGCTAGGCGAGGCTGCATTTTATGGACCAAAACTAGACTTTATGGTGAAAGATGCTTTGGGTAGAAAATGGCAGCTAGGAACCATACAGGTAGATTATAATTTACCTGAAAGGTTTGAGTTAGAGTATACCGGAAGCGACAATCAAAAACACCGCCCAGTGATGATTCACAGAGCACCTTTTGGCTCATTAGAAAGGTTTGTGGCTGTTTTGATAGAACACTGTGCCGGAAACTTCCCATTATGGCTTACACCAGAGCAATTTATAGTTTTGCCTATTTCAGAAAAATTTGAAGATTATGGTAAAAAAGTTTTAGAATCTTTAAATAATTCCGATATTCGCGGTTTGATTGATTTGCGGGATGAGAAAATTGGAAGGAAGATTAGGGATGCTGAAATCAAAAAACTACCTTATATGCTTATTATAGGTGAGAAAGAAATGCAAGAAGGCATGGTTTCTGTACGTAAGCATGGCGAGGGAGATAAAGGAAGTATGACTTTAGAAGAGTTCCAAAATCATCTTCAACAAGAAATCATTATTTAA
- a CDS encoding glycerophosphodiester phosphodiesterase, giving the protein MKKSIISTLILGIIVFTMTSCAMLNRNSEIQSSVYNPVIAHRGAWKALQLPQNSIASLNQAIALKCYGSEFDVHLTKDNILVVNHDHDFFGINIEQVTYEELLTKKLSNGESIPTAEAYLKAGLKQKQTKLILELKPSKLGKERTLEAAERVVKLIKKLKAENMVEYISFSYDALTKIKDLLPKAKVAYLNGGIAPQQLKQDGIDGLDYHFSEYKKNPTWINDAHQLGLTINAWTVNNPMDMKNLIAQKVAFITTDEPELLIKVLAEK; this is encoded by the coding sequence ATGAAAAAATCAATCATATCTACTTTAATTTTAGGCATTATCGTTTTTACCATGACTTCTTGTGCTATGTTAAACCGTAATTCAGAAATTCAATCATCGGTTTACAACCCTGTAATCGCTCATCGCGGAGCATGGAAAGCTTTACAATTACCGCAAAACTCCATAGCATCTTTAAACCAAGCCATCGCCTTAAAATGTTATGGGTCTGAGTTTGATGTGCATCTCACCAAAGACAATATTTTAGTGGTTAACCATGATCATGACTTTTTTGGTATCAACATAGAACAAGTCACTTATGAAGAATTACTAACGAAAAAATTAAGTAACGGCGAGTCTATACCCACAGCAGAAGCTTATTTAAAAGCAGGTTTAAAGCAAAAACAAACAAAGCTTATCTTAGAACTAAAACCATCCAAATTAGGAAAGGAGAGAACGCTAGAAGCGGCAGAGCGAGTGGTGAAATTGATAAAAAAGCTAAAAGCAGAAAACATGGTGGAGTATATTTCTTTTAGTTACGATGCCCTTACGAAGATAAAAGATCTACTTCCTAAAGCAAAAGTAGCCTATTTAAATGGAGGCATAGCTCCACAACAACTAAAGCAAGATGGTATTGATGGTTTAGATTATCACTTCTCAGAATATAAAAAGAACCCTACTTGGATAAATGATGCTCATCAGTTAGGTTTAACCATTAACGCTTGGACGGTGAATAATCCCATGGATATGAAAAACTTGATAGCACAAAAAGTAGCCTTTATCACTACAGATGAACCCGAGTTACTGATAAAGGTGTTGGCGGAGAAATAA
- a CDS encoding cupin domain-containing protein, which translates to MKTEIFKNIEQDLTEQGFEIANYDATRPWGGFFVINEAQAQKFADTYFNGQQVGQLQIAGKLSPKILVVEPQKRLSWQYHFRRAEIWRVVSGTVGVVTSDTDEEGELKSYHPGETITLKKGERHRLVGLNDWGIIAEIWQHTDKDVPSDEDDIVRLQDDFGR; encoded by the coding sequence ATGAAAACAGAAATATTTAAGAACATAGAACAAGATTTAACAGAACAAGGTTTTGAAATTGCAAATTACGATGCTACCCGCCCTTGGGGAGGTTTTTTTGTAATCAACGAAGCACAAGCACAAAAATTTGCTGATACTTATTTTAACGGTCAGCAGGTAGGGCAACTTCAAATTGCAGGTAAATTAAGTCCTAAAATCTTAGTTGTAGAGCCACAAAAACGCTTATCATGGCAATACCATTTCCGCAGAGCAGAAATTTGGAGAGTAGTAAGCGGAACCGTAGGTGTGGTTACCAGCGATACAGATGAAGAAGGCGAATTAAAAAGCTATCATCCAGGAGAAACAATTACCCTTAAAAAAGGAGAAAGACACCGTTTAGTAGGTTTAAATGATTGGGGAATCATAGCCGAAATATGGCAACATACAGATAAAGACGTACCTTCTGATGAAGATGATATCGTGAGACTACAAGATGATTTTGGTAGGTAA
- a CDS encoding MFS transporter → MTSTTQKSYTSALYTLVTVFFFWGFVAASNGIFIPFCKTHFNLTQFESQLIDFTFYGGYFIGSLILYFASQLIKVDILNKMGFKNGIIVGLVISALGAFMMVPSVNIGSFGLILTAFFVIAIGFSLQQTAANPFAVALGTPETGADRLNLAGGVNNFGSLLGPIIVSIILFGTAAGAEPKAVEITSINTLYYILGALFIGVAIFFAISKLPKVTSDEHIEASKKTNGPLLIMLVAFLLILAADPLASMTGISAAIYVYASLLIVVLTLFLSSTAASKKPEGWGAMRYPQLILGMLAIFTYVGVEVSIQSNFGALLNTPEFGSYPEAEIAPFISLYWGSLMIGRWTGAISAFNLSKSVKNILTIVVPFIAFAVILGFNHISGTDIGNLYIYAVCIVVLIAGFFYSQEKPAKTLATFSVLGVVAMLIGLLTTGQTATYAFISGGLCCSIMWPCIFSLSITGLGKYTSQGSSFLIMMILGGAIIPPVQGIFADNSGIHLSYIIPVICFAYLLFFAWKVSKELQKQGFDVNKIEAEGGH, encoded by the coding sequence ATGACATCAACAACACAAAAAAGTTATACATCAGCATTGTATACTTTAGTAACCGTTTTCTTTTTCTGGGGCTTTGTGGCCGCCTCTAACGGTATTTTTATTCCATTTTGTAAAACTCATTTTAACTTAACTCAGTTTGAATCACAACTGATAGATTTTACCTTTTACGGAGGTTATTTTATAGGCTCATTAATTTTATATTTTGCTTCACAACTCATTAAAGTAGATATTCTAAATAAGATGGGCTTTAAGAATGGGATTATCGTAGGTTTGGTAATTTCTGCTTTAGGAGCTTTCATGATGGTTCCTTCGGTTAATATAGGTTCTTTCGGATTAATCCTAACTGCATTTTTTGTGATTGCTATAGGTTTCTCCCTACAACAAACGGCAGCCAATCCTTTTGCAGTAGCTTTAGGTACACCAGAAACCGGTGCCGATAGGTTAAACCTAGCCGGTGGAGTAAATAACTTTGGTTCTTTATTAGGGCCTATTATTGTAAGTATAATTTTATTTGGAACTGCGGCAGGTGCTGAGCCAAAAGCGGTAGAAATTACCTCTATCAATACCTTGTATTATATTTTGGGAGCTTTGTTTATTGGAGTAGCAATTTTCTTTGCCATCTCTAAACTGCCAAAAGTAACCAGCGATGAACATATAGAAGCCAGTAAAAAAACCAATGGTCCATTACTCATTATGTTGGTCGCATTTTTATTGATTTTAGCTGCAGACCCGCTAGCAAGTATGACAGGTATATCAGCAGCTATTTATGTTTATGCATCTTTACTTATTGTGGTATTAACCTTATTCTTATCAAGCACAGCAGCAAGCAAAAAGCCCGAAGGCTGGGGAGCTATGAGATATCCTCAATTGATTTTAGGGATGCTAGCCATCTTCACTTATGTAGGGGTAGAGGTAAGTATACAAAGTAATTTTGGAGCCTTGTTAAATACACCAGAATTTGGTTCTTATCCAGAGGCAGAAATAGCGCCTTTTATATCATTATACTGGGGAAGTTTAATGATAGGCCGTTGGACAGGTGCTATATCGGCTTTTAACCTGAGTAAATCAGTAAAAAATATCTTAACTATTGTAGTGCCTTTTATTGCCTTTGCGGTGATATTAGGTTTTAACCACATCAGCGGTACAGATATTGGCAATTTATATATCTATGCAGTTTGCATTGTGGTATTGATAGCAGGCTTCTTCTACAGTCAGGAAAAACCAGCCAAAACCTTGGCTACCTTTTCCGTATTAGGTGTTGTAGCTATGCTGATAGGTTTATTAACCACCGGGCAAACGGCTACCTATGCTTTCATTAGCGGCGGTTTATGTTGTTCTATCATGTGGCCTTGTATTTTTTCTTTATCCATCACAGGATTAGGTAAATACACCAGTCAGGGTTCCTCATTTTTAATCATGATGATATTAGGAGGCGCTATTATTCCGCCAGTACAAGGTATTTTTGCCGATAACAGCGGCATCCATTTATCTTATATCATCCCGGTAATTTGCTTTGCTTACTTATTGTTTTTTGCATGGAAAGTAAGTAAAGAGCTACAAAAACAAGGCTTTGACGTGAATAAAATTGAAGCAGAAGGCGGTCATTAA
- a CDS encoding GIY-YIG nuclease family protein, which translates to MYITYILKSIKDGRYYYGSCGDMDKRLTIHNSGKVKSTKSRIPFELISKEEYETRSETQKREYYFKSIDGYIWLKQNNII; encoded by the coding sequence ATGTATATCACTTACATTTTAAAATCTATTAAAGACGGTAGATATTATTATGGTAGTTGTGGAGATATGGACAAAAGATTAACTATTCACAATAGTGGCAAAGTCAAGTCTACAAAGAGCAGAATACCATTTGAACTCATCTCTAAAGAGGAATATGAGACGAGGTCAGAAACTCAAAAAAGAGAGTATTATTTTAAATCAATAGATGGTTACATTTGGTTGAAACAAAATAATATCATTTAA
- a CDS encoding HD family phosphohydrolase produces the protein MVLSILFITAILPKQARFKYEFEKGIVWMHDDLISPYNFAIRKTTQEIKSDKDNILKSILPVYRLDEKVLEVQLSEYQADFEAKWRSAGLPDDDYKERTFEFGFELLKNIYQKGVIGLNKSYQKEKDNANYLMMLLKNNIKTEVSTATLLTTTSAFSLASERVVENKKVRTDILVNVLKDRITPNILLDERFTESLQKQAIENVSSTRGMVQKGEVIIENGSTINDEVYQKLESLRLAYEENARVTGDRNLVLLGQFLLVALIVSLLMVFLYLFRKDIFQDNRQISLILLVVTGMLFFLSWSIRMKLPSLYYIPYCIVPIIIRILFDTRLAMNIHLLVVLIASFFVPNSFEFAFLQISAGMVSIYSIKNLVRREQFLISALLILLTYFISYLGISLIREGALASVEWLKFLPFIFSVLLSLLAYPLIYLFEKMFGITSDITLMELTNTNSTLLRELAYKVPGTFQHSLQVANLAESAIFKIGGNALLVRAGALYHDIGKMENPQFFIENQNKGLNPHDKLPYEESAQIIIRHVVNGVELARRHNLPEVIIDFIRTHHGNTRVDYFYQSFLKNFPEKIVDENTFRYPGPIPFSKETAVLMLADSVEAASRSLKEPDAESINNLVERIIDYKLEQDQLNDSNITLKEIETIKLIFKTMLMGIYHVRIDYPQ, from the coding sequence ATGGTGCTTAGCATCCTGTTTATCACTGCTATACTACCCAAACAAGCTAGATTCAAATATGAATTTGAAAAGGGTATAGTTTGGATGCATGATGATTTAATATCTCCCTATAATTTTGCAATTAGAAAAACTACACAAGAAATAAAATCTGATAAAGACAATATTTTAAAGTCTATTTTACCTGTTTACCGTTTAGATGAAAAAGTTTTAGAAGTTCAGTTAAGTGAGTATCAGGCAGATTTTGAAGCCAAATGGCGTTCGGCAGGATTACCTGATGATGATTACAAAGAAAGAACGTTTGAATTTGGTTTCGAGCTACTCAAAAATATTTATCAAAAAGGCGTTATAGGCTTAAATAAGAGCTATCAGAAAGAAAAAGATAATGCCAATTATTTAATGATGTTGTTGAAAAACAATATCAAAACAGAGGTAAGTACGGCAACTTTATTAACCACAACCTCAGCTTTTTCTTTGGCTAGCGAACGTGTTGTAGAAAATAAAAAAGTGAGGACTGATATTCTGGTAAATGTTTTAAAAGACAGGATAACACCCAATATTTTACTAGACGAACGCTTTACAGAGAGCCTACAAAAACAAGCTATAGAAAATGTTTCCTCTACCAGAGGCATGGTACAAAAAGGTGAGGTTATTATTGAAAATGGTTCTACCATTAATGATGAAGTTTACCAAAAATTAGAATCCTTACGTTTGGCTTATGAAGAGAATGCCCGCGTTACCGGAGATAGAAATTTGGTGCTTTTAGGTCAGTTTTTACTGGTTGCGCTTATCGTTTCTTTACTAATGGTTTTTCTTTATTTGTTTAGGAAAGATATTTTTCAGGATAATAGGCAAATCTCTTTAATTTTATTGGTTGTAACCGGGATGCTGTTTTTCCTTTCTTGGTCTATCCGGATGAAGTTGCCAAGTTTGTATTACATTCCTTATTGTATTGTTCCTATCATCATCAGGATATTATTTGATACCCGTTTAGCTATGAATATCCATTTATTAGTGGTGTTGATAGCAAGTTTTTTTGTACCTAATAGCTTCGAGTTTGCTTTCTTGCAAATTTCGGCTGGTATGGTTTCTATTTATAGTATTAAAAATCTGGTACGTAGAGAGCAATTTTTAATTAGCGCCTTGTTGATATTACTTACCTATTTTATTTCTTATTTAGGTATATCTTTAATTAGAGAAGGAGCTTTGGCATCTGTAGAATGGCTCAAATTCTTGCCTTTTATTTTTAGTGTATTACTGTCTTTATTGGCTTATCCTTTAATTTATTTGTTCGAGAAGATGTTTGGCATCACCTCAGACATTACTTTAATGGAACTTACCAATACCAACTCTACTTTATTAAGAGAGTTAGCTTATAAAGTGCCTGGTACGTTTCAGCACTCTTTGCAAGTAGCTAATTTGGCAGAATCTGCCATTTTTAAAATAGGAGGAAATGCCCTGTTGGTAAGGGCAGGAGCGCTTTATCATGATATTGGAAAGATGGAAAATCCACAGTTTTTCATTGAGAACCAAAATAAAGGCTTAAATCCGCATGATAAATTACCTTATGAGGAAAGTGCCCAAATCATCATCAGACATGTGGTAAACGGTGTTGAACTTGCTCGTAGACATAATCTGCCAGAAGTGATTATAGATTTTATCAGAACGCATCATGGCAATACTAGGGTAGATTATTTTTACCAGTCTTTCTTGAAAAATTTTCCAGAGAAGATTGTAGATGAAAATACTTTCCGTTACCCTGGCCCAATTCCTTTTAGTAAAGAAACTGCGGTATTGATGTTAGCAGATTCTGTTGAAGCAGCATCAAGAAGTTTGAAAGAACCCGATGCAGAGAGCATCAATAACCTGGTAGAACGCATTATTGATTATAAATTAGAGCAAGATCAATTAAATGATAGTAATATTACATTGAAGGAAATTGAGACTATTAAGCTGATTTTCAAAACAATGCTGATGGGTATCTACCATGTTAGGATAGATTACCCACAATAG